tcttaagtggatcttcagaataaaacggaatgttgatggtactgtcaacaaatataaggcaagacttgtagctaagggatacgttcaagaatcaggcatatactttgatgaagttttcgcaccagttgctagacaagagacaattcgtctcttaatagcagaagcagcatcaaactcatgggaaattcaccacttagacgttaagacatcattcttacatggtgaattgcgagaatatgtgtatgttgaacaaccagaaggttttgaagtaaaaggacaagagcataaggtttacaaGTTGTCAAAAACTctctatggtctaagacaagcccctcgagcctggaatacaaagttagatcaaatcttaaagggaatgagattcataaagtgttctaaagaaacatcagtatacagaagagaagaaaagggaacgcttcttgtgattgcagtctatgtagatgatctatttttgactggcaactcccttaaggtgatcaatgagttcaagagagaaatgtcatcaaagtttgagatgtcagacctcggaaaactcacttattaccttggcatagaagtccatcaaggagtagatgggattcagattaaacaagaagcttatgcaaggagaattctgaaagaagcatgacttgaaacttgtaatccaactaagataccaatggagtttggacttaaagtttcaaaggcacaagaagaagcagagattgattcaacgagttatagaagaaatgttggatgtcttagatacttgttacacacaagaccagacttggctttctctgtgggagtatcAAGCCgctatatgcagagtccacgcaagtctcatggtgatgtaataaagcagatattgagatacctaagaggaacaatcagctatggattgaagtatggtcgaggaggatcaaaaggaattgttgggtatagtgacagcagtcataatattgaccaagatgatggaaaaagtacaactggtcatatattttatctaggagaagcacctattacatggtgttcacagaagcaagacactgtagccctctcatcctgtgaagctgagtttatggatgcaacagaagcagctaaacaatcaatatggcttcaagaactgttgggtgaaatcaaaggaagagaacctgaaaaaattctcatcaagattgataataagtctgcaattgcactcactaaaaatccagtgtttcatgggaagacgaaacacattcacaaaaggtaacatttcatacgagaatgcatcgagaaggaggtcattaacgttgaacacataccaggaactgagcagaaagcagatatatagACAAAGGCATTAgttcggatcaagtttgaagaaatgagacaattgattggagtacaagatatgtcacgggtaaggttgaagcttaactgggagaatgttggttaaacttcaacatagaagtcactaacaagctggttaggacaagattaggaaattgatgtaatcctaagggaattagaagtcatctagttctaagaaaaggaaagacatgtaataagtaataggactaggaaaaggaattcatagttctatatatatatgatcacaaaagttgtggttgatcatatgagcaagattagagcttgtgtttagttttgagagattttctaaacatcaataaagagagttgtctttatataagctaagtttcatcttgcagttgtcattaaGAATATCAAGTATTGAGTACAATCCATGCCTTTAAGCTGGTCCTTGTGTAGTCCTAAAGCCTCTGATAATAACTCAGCAAGAGTTTCTCCTAGGCTCATAATATGCTTCCAGTACTCAACTACTATATCCCTGTTTGAGAATCACAGGTGTTAGAGTTTCGGCTAAAAAGAGAGAATTTGTTTGTAGCACACATACTTTCACTGACTTACCGGCAAGTGTCAGGCAATAGTTGAGGATCTATAGGATCTGGATTTAACAAACGACGCCTAAAGGTATCCCTCCAATTAGCAGATCTTGATTTATAAAGATCATAGTTGCTATCATACTGTACTTTTTGGCTGAGGTCTTTCACGTATAGCTTTTCCTTCACCTCCACATTTCCCTCATGAAACCTACGTATTCCTTCGATCATTTCATTGGTCACACTCATAGGTATTTCATGATTCACCAACTGAAAAAATCCCCAAGTCATGGATGCACGTCTAATCTCATGGATAATCTCGTTGCGCCGATGATCAATGCCTTGGAGGTCAATAACCGGAGTCTGGAACTGATCCTTTGCAGCATCTGTATAAGCCAAGTCCTCGGTGAACTCATCTTGTGTCCGAACAAAAATGCGAGGAATCTTTTCAATTCCCATATCAACAATCCCTTTGACACCAATTTTTGTTTCATCAAAGGCCTTCAACTCTTTGTTCCGATCATAATGGGGCACTTCTCCAGCTTGGACACTCCCCATTTCCAATGATAGAAACTTCacaaaaacaaacagaaatttaAGCTCCTCGGGAATTTTCCTAATGCATGAGGCCTAACAATGGTGCAAGAAATATTAGGTGTATATGACGCTCGTTTGCATGGGTTTCTACAAGTTGCCTTCACAACTATCTTATCATATGCATTCACAAATTAGAAGAGTTTGAGTATAGAATTGGTAAAGTATGACAAAGAAAAACGGTTGTGAAATTAAGAAAGAGGGAATTCTTGCAACTCGACTGATGAATATCTTTAGTAATGCTGTAATGGTTAGGATTTTTCCATGGGTAGTCTACTTTTAACATGCCAGATTGCGTGAATGATTAATTTTCACAAAAATATCCAATCTTAGCTAAACATTGCTGCAAGATTCCATGTGCGAATTTGTTACTTTGAGAGATATGCATTTTTGGcatctttggttttgatgggtttaTCTCTTGTACTAACGCATTGTCTACTGGACTGATAGCTATGTAgttagaataaaataaattgcctTTTGTTTTGTTTCCGTTGCACATTTTTATTTCCTTTCTCAAGACTCAAGAGAATGCATTGCTTGGGGAACTGTATTTCCTTTTTAGCCGTTGTTCTAAGTACTGTAATAACG
This genomic interval from Papaver somniferum cultivar HN1 unplaced genomic scaffold, ASM357369v1 unplaced-scaffold_154, whole genome shotgun sequence contains the following:
- the LOC113336789 gene encoding 1-aminocyclopropane-1-carboxylate oxidase homolog 6-like; the protein is MGSVQAGEVPHYDRNKELKAFDETKIGVKGIVDMGIEKIPRIFVRTQDEFTEDLAYTDAAKDQFQTPVIDLQGIDHRRNEIIHEIRRASMTWGFFQLVNHEIPMSVTNEMIEGIRRFHEGNVEVKEKLYVKDLSQKVQYDSNYDLYKSRSANWRDTFRRRLLNPDPIDPQLLPDTCRDIVVEYWKHIMSLGETLAELLSEALGLHKDQLKGMDCTQYLIFLMTTAR